The following proteins are co-located in the Microbacterium immunditiarum genome:
- a CDS encoding thiamine pyrophosphate-binding protein, whose translation MPTVSAHVAHTLARHVSEVFGVMGNGNAYFLDALERSTDVSFTAVRHEAGGVVAADAFHRASGRLAAATATYGAGFTNTLTALAEAVQAHVPLVLVVGDEPTSGPRPWDVDQIALASGVGARTYTVGRTDAAATTAIAVEHALTYRVPTVLAIPYDVATLDAGPVPEAPEPRLPQPLQPAGPFAHATITALARELAAAERPFLLAGRGAWISGGGDALGALADATGAITASTALGRGIFPRGEFDLGVTGGFGADHAMQLVRDADVAVVFGASLNQFTMRFGELFAPGTRVVQVDTSPTATHPHIGRFIRGDADAVARALVDELARLGATPSGWRESVVVPSLRTYERGDGIAPDGRLDPRTVAARIGELLPEDRVVVSDGGHFIGWANMYWPVASPDRMMMIGTAYQSIGLGWPSVPGAVLAKPESTVVLTTGDGGGLMALADLETAVRVARGRGMAVVWNDAAYGAEVNLYGLKGLAREPMLIPQVDFAALATAVGAEGVAVTSIDDLDRLASWTAEPADERRFLVLDCRISTQVIAPYQQEIVRVNS comes from the coding sequence CCTTCACGGCTGTTCGCCACGAGGCGGGCGGCGTCGTCGCGGCCGACGCGTTCCACCGCGCATCCGGGCGCCTCGCCGCCGCCACCGCGACCTACGGCGCCGGCTTCACGAACACGCTCACCGCGCTCGCCGAGGCGGTGCAGGCCCACGTGCCGCTCGTGCTCGTTGTCGGTGACGAGCCGACGTCGGGGCCCCGCCCGTGGGACGTCGACCAGATCGCACTCGCGTCGGGCGTCGGCGCGCGCACCTACACGGTCGGACGGACGGATGCCGCGGCCACCACCGCGATCGCCGTCGAGCACGCTCTCACGTACCGTGTTCCCACCGTGCTCGCGATCCCCTACGACGTCGCGACACTCGATGCGGGGCCCGTGCCCGAGGCGCCCGAGCCGCGACTGCCTCAGCCGCTGCAGCCGGCCGGCCCGTTCGCTCACGCGACGATCACCGCGCTCGCCCGCGAGCTCGCGGCCGCCGAGCGGCCCTTCCTGCTGGCCGGGCGCGGCGCGTGGATCTCGGGCGGCGGGGACGCCCTCGGTGCGCTCGCCGACGCGACCGGCGCGATCACGGCGTCGACGGCCCTCGGCCGCGGGATCTTCCCCCGCGGCGAGTTCGACCTCGGCGTGACCGGCGGCTTCGGCGCCGACCACGCGATGCAGCTCGTGCGCGACGCCGATGTCGCGGTCGTCTTCGGCGCGTCGCTCAACCAGTTCACGATGCGCTTCGGCGAGCTCTTCGCCCCCGGCACGCGCGTCGTGCAGGTCGACACGTCGCCGACGGCGACGCACCCGCACATCGGCCGGTTCATCCGGGGCGATGCGGACGCCGTCGCCCGCGCCCTCGTGGACGAGCTGGCGCGCCTCGGCGCGACGCCGTCGGGCTGGCGCGAGTCGGTCGTCGTTCCCTCGCTGCGCACGTACGAGCGCGGAGACGGCATCGCGCCCGACGGACGGCTCGACCCCCGCACGGTGGCCGCCCGCATCGGCGAGCTGCTGCCGGAGGACCGCGTCGTCGTCTCGGACGGCGGGCACTTCATCGGCTGGGCGAACATGTACTGGCCCGTGGCCTCGCCCGACCGCATGATGATGATCGGCACGGCGTACCAGTCGATCGGGCTGGGCTGGCCGTCGGTCCCCGGCGCCGTGCTGGCCAAGCCCGAGTCGACCGTCGTGCTCACGACGGGCGACGGCGGCGGGCTGATGGCCCTCGCCGACCTCGAGACGGCCGTGCGCGTCGCTCGCGGCCGCGGCATGGCGGTCGTGTGGAACGACGCCGCCTACGGCGCCGAGGTGAACCTCTACGGCCTCAAGGGACTCGCGCGCGAGCCCATGCTCATCCCCCAGGTGGACTTCGCCGCCCTCGCGACGGCTGTGGGAGCCGAGGGCGTGGCCGTGACCTCGATCGACGACCTCGACCGGCTCGCGTCGTGGACGGCGGAGCCGGCCGACGAGCGTCGCTTCCTCGTGCTGGACTGCCGCATCTCGACACAGGTCATCGCGCCGTACCAGCAGGAGATCGTGCGCGTGAACTCCTGA
- a CDS encoding MFS transporter, which produces MSTEQTSPRDAGFTPTGTIASATDRRRVVFATVVGTTVEWYDFFIYASAAGLVFGQLFFAPAGEGFAQILSFITVGISFLFRPLGAFLAGHLGDKYGRRLVLMLTLILMGVATTLVGLLPTYAAIGVAAPILLIFLRILQGISAGGEWGGAVLMAVEHAPKKRRGIFGASPQIGVPLGLLLASGIMALMAVIAPGDAFLEWGWRVPFLFSVVLILIGYYVRRRVEESPVFLEIAERKEKTRMPIVQLFRKHTLLVIIAALVFAGNNAIGYMTTGGFVQRYATDPGGSLQMDPAPVLWAVTGSAVTWLISTAVAGWLSDKIGRRTTYIIGWILQLVGVITLFPLVNTGNVWLLFTGLAILTIGLGFTYGPQAALYAELFPASIRFSGVSISYAIGAILGGAFAPTIAQALVQATGSTESVTWYLAGMTVIGLIATLLLRDRSGIPLGPEHEAEQAASPIYGLSRA; this is translated from the coding sequence ATGAGCACAGAACAGACCTCCCCCCGGGACGCGGGGTTCACCCCGACGGGAACGATCGCGAGCGCCACCGACCGGCGTCGCGTCGTGTTCGCGACCGTCGTCGGCACCACCGTCGAGTGGTACGACTTCTTCATCTACGCGTCGGCGGCCGGGCTCGTGTTCGGTCAGCTCTTCTTCGCCCCGGCGGGCGAGGGCTTCGCGCAGATCCTCTCGTTCATCACGGTGGGCATCAGCTTCCTCTTCCGCCCGCTCGGCGCGTTCCTGGCCGGCCACCTCGGTGACAAGTACGGCCGACGTCTCGTGCTGATGCTGACGCTCATCCTCATGGGCGTCGCGACGACCCTCGTGGGTCTGCTGCCGACCTACGCCGCGATCGGCGTCGCGGCGCCGATCCTGCTGATCTTCCTGCGCATCCTGCAGGGCATCTCGGCCGGAGGCGAGTGGGGCGGCGCGGTGCTCATGGCCGTCGAGCACGCACCCAAGAAGCGCCGCGGCATCTTCGGCGCGTCCCCGCAGATCGGCGTTCCGCTGGGCCTGCTGCTCGCATCGGGCATCATGGCGCTCATGGCGGTCATCGCCCCCGGCGATGCGTTCCTCGAGTGGGGCTGGCGCGTGCCGTTCCTGTTCAGCGTCGTGCTCATCCTCATCGGGTACTACGTGCGTCGCCGCGTCGAGGAGAGCCCCGTGTTCCTCGAGATCGCGGAGCGCAAGGAGAAGACGCGGATGCCCATCGTCCAGCTCTTCCGCAAGCACACGCTCCTCGTGATCATCGCCGCGCTCGTGTTCGCCGGCAACAACGCCATCGGCTACATGACCACGGGCGGCTTCGTGCAGCGTTACGCGACCGACCCCGGCGGGTCCCTCCAGATGGACCCCGCTCCCGTGCTGTGGGCGGTGACCGGCTCGGCCGTCACGTGGCTCATCTCGACCGCGGTCGCCGGCTGGCTCTCCGACAAGATCGGCCGCCGCACGACCTACATCATCGGGTGGATCCTGCAGCTCGTCGGCGTCATCACGCTCTTCCCGCTCGTCAACACGGGCAACGTGTGGCTGCTGTTCACGGGCCTCGCGATCCTCACGATCGGCCTCGGCTTCACGTACGGACCGCAGGCGGCCCTCTACGCGGAGCTGTTCCCCGCCTCGATCCGCTTCTCGGGCGTCTCGATCTCGTACGCGATCGGCGCGATCCTCGGCGGCGCGTTCGCTCCGACCATCGCGCAGGCGCTCGTCCAGGCCACCGGCTCGACGGAGTCCGTCACGTGGTACCTCGCGGGCATGACGGTGATCGGACTCATCGCGACGCTGCTGCTGCGCGACCGCAGCGGCATCCCCCTTGGGCCCGAGCACGAGGCGGAGCAGGCGGCCAGCCCCATCTACGGACTGTCCAGGGCCTGA
- the hpaB gene encoding 4-hydroxyphenylacetate 3-monooxygenase, oxygenase component, which produces MGARTGRQYLDRLDASTPTLHIEGETVTSRVSQHPAFRDNARTYAKLFDLQHDPTHRDTLTYESPTTGDRVGISFLVPRSEVDLRARREGMTVWARYSNGFLGRTADYLNSALTALSTAKGFFSRADPVFADRIDAYCEYVRENDLLATHTLIPPQVNRALPSARQGDGEVAARIVDERDDGIVVRGARMLATIAPIADELLVFPSTVLRGTPEDAPYSYAFAIPNDTPGLTYFCRAPLYHGGSHFDEPLASRFEEMDAVVVFDDVFVPNERIFLLGHPELCNGFYAETGAAALMTHQVVTRTLAKTEFYLGLASEISDAIGISGFPHVQQDIAELISYVEIEKALLRAAESDGELNDEGVFLPRWEVLNAARNWYPTMVAPRLGEIIRKLSASGLMALPSERDFDGSGGAALNQYLQSATLPAKERARLFKLALDASASGFAGRQAQYEHYFFGDPVRMASALVAGYDRAPLRDRVRALLGRETH; this is translated from the coding sequence ATGGGTGCTCGCACGGGAAGGCAGTATCTCGACCGGCTGGACGCGTCGACGCCGACGCTTCACATCGAAGGCGAGACGGTGACCTCGCGGGTGTCGCAGCATCCGGCGTTCCGGGACAACGCCCGCACCTACGCGAAGCTGTTCGATCTGCAGCACGATCCCACGCACCGCGACACACTCACGTACGAGTCGCCGACGACGGGCGATCGTGTCGGCATCTCCTTCCTGGTCCCCCGAAGCGAGGTCGATCTGCGGGCCAGGCGCGAGGGCATGACCGTGTGGGCCCGGTACTCCAACGGCTTCCTCGGACGGACTGCGGACTACCTCAACTCGGCGCTGACGGCGCTCTCGACCGCGAAGGGCTTCTTCAGCAGGGCGGACCCGGTGTTCGCCGATCGGATCGATGCGTACTGCGAGTACGTCCGCGAGAACGACCTGCTCGCGACCCACACGCTCATCCCGCCCCAGGTCAACCGTGCCCTGCCGAGCGCCCGGCAGGGCGACGGCGAGGTCGCCGCGCGAATCGTGGACGAGCGCGACGACGGCATCGTGGTCCGCGGCGCGCGGATGCTCGCCACGATCGCGCCGATCGCCGACGAGCTGCTCGTCTTCCCGTCGACGGTCCTGCGAGGGACTCCCGAGGATGCGCCGTACTCGTACGCGTTCGCGATCCCCAACGACACGCCCGGGCTCACGTACTTCTGCCGCGCGCCGCTGTACCACGGCGGCTCGCACTTCGACGAGCCGCTGGCGTCGCGCTTCGAGGAGATGGACGCCGTCGTCGTCTTCGACGATGTCTTCGTGCCGAACGAGCGCATCTTCCTCCTCGGTCACCCCGAGCTGTGCAACGGCTTCTACGCGGAGACGGGCGCGGCCGCACTCATGACCCACCAGGTGGTCACGCGCACACTCGCGAAGACGGAGTTCTATCTCGGCCTGGCCTCCGAGATCTCCGATGCGATCGGCATCAGCGGCTTCCCCCACGTGCAGCAGGACATCGCCGAGCTCATCTCCTATGTCGAGATTGAGAAGGCGCTCCTGCGCGCTGCGGAGTCCGACGGAGAGCTCAACGACGAAGGCGTCTTCCTTCCCCGGTGGGAGGTGCTCAACGCAGCGCGAAACTGGTACCCCACGATGGTGGCCCCCCGGTTGGGCGAGATCATCCGCAAGCTCTCGGCCTCAGGGCTCATGGCGCTTCCCTCCGAGCGCGACTTCGACGGAAGCGGAGGTGCGGCGCTCAATCAGTACCTGCAGTCCGCGACGCTGCCCGCGAAGGAGCGCGCACGACTGTTCAAGCTCGCCCTCGATGCGTCCGCGTCCGGCTTCGCGGGGCGCCAAGCGCAGTACGAGCACTACTTCTTCGGCGATCCGGTCCGCATGGCCAGCGCTCTCGTCGCCGGCTACGACCGCGCACCGCTGCGGGATCGAGTAAGGGCCCTGCTGGGGCGCGAGACGCACTGA
- a CDS encoding flavin reductase family protein codes for MMTSSIRPFRPDSALYRPPVHFFRGSLGRFATGVAVVTFDAEESDGRSRRQGITVNSFTSVSMDPPLVLVSIQRSVRSHDLLAGRPFAINVLGAEQRVVAEHFAGRPSLDPVWIEGRFAPRLCDALSHFECTPWAAYDGGDHTLFLGEVQEFDYRRGDALGFVNGQFCTIPEQTSGHEPLF; via the coding sequence ATGATGACTTCGAGCATCCGCCCGTTCCGGCCGGACTCCGCGCTCTACCGCCCTCCCGTGCACTTCTTCCGTGGGAGCCTCGGCCGCTTCGCGACCGGTGTCGCGGTGGTCACCTTCGATGCCGAGGAGTCCGACGGGAGGTCGCGGCGACAGGGCATCACCGTCAACTCCTTCACATCGGTGTCCATGGATCCGCCCCTCGTGCTCGTCTCGATCCAGCGATCGGTGCGCAGCCATGACCTGCTGGCCGGCCGTCCCTTCGCCATCAACGTGCTCGGTGCCGAGCAGCGCGTGGTCGCGGAGCACTTCGCGGGGCGCCCCTCGCTCGACCCGGTGTGGATCGAAGGGCGATTCGCGCCACGACTGTGCGACGCGCTGAGCCACTTCGAATGCACGCCGTGGGCCGCGTACGACGGAGGCGACCACACGCTGTTCCTCGGCGAGGTGCAGGAGTTCGACTATCGCCGCGGGGATGCGCTGGGCTTCGTCAACGGCCAGTTCTGCACCATCCCAGAGCAGACGTCGGGCCACGAACCGCTCTTCTAG
- a CDS encoding AraC family transcriptional regulator, translated as MAGSAPLAVQETTTEIARWQDAVSRSFVPLTVHTPGHSDFRARLEGRVSDGVLFSTIRATPHAVERTPSHIATSPGDYVKLTLQLAGTGLLIQDDRTAALTPGDIVLYDTSRPYTLEFGADLAAVVVMFPHRMIDADPEMLRELTAIRIRGEEGFARAVSHFLAGLASALPTLDGPTGLRITHNTMDLIATMVGSELRGGTWADPAAELLFRIDTYINDHLRDPDLGPERIAAANYISTRYLHTLFQRRETTVSQWVRERRLEHVRRDLIDPRRGAEGIAAIAASWGFVDASHFSKVFRAHAGTSPTAYRASAAIAARPAD; from the coding sequence ATGGCCGGATCCGCTCCGCTCGCCGTGCAGGAGACGACGACCGAGATCGCGCGCTGGCAGGACGCCGTTTCGCGGTCCTTCGTCCCCCTGACGGTCCACACGCCGGGGCATTCCGACTTCCGCGCGCGTCTCGAGGGCCGCGTGAGCGACGGCGTGCTGTTCTCGACGATCCGGGCGACGCCGCACGCCGTCGAGCGGACGCCGTCCCACATCGCCACGTCGCCGGGCGACTACGTCAAGCTCACGCTCCAGCTCGCGGGCACCGGCCTGCTCATCCAGGACGACCGCACTGCCGCGCTCACGCCCGGCGACATCGTCCTGTATGACACGAGCCGTCCCTACACGCTCGAGTTCGGCGCCGACCTCGCTGCGGTCGTGGTGATGTTCCCGCACCGCATGATCGACGCCGACCCCGAGATGCTGCGGGAGCTCACCGCGATCCGCATCCGCGGGGAGGAGGGCTTCGCCCGCGCGGTCAGCCACTTCCTCGCCGGCCTCGCGTCCGCGCTGCCGACGCTGGACGGCCCGACGGGGCTGCGGATCACGCACAACACCATGGACCTCATCGCGACGATGGTCGGCAGCGAGCTGCGCGGCGGGACGTGGGCCGACCCCGCGGCCGAGCTCCTCTTCCGCATCGACACGTACATCAACGACCACCTGCGCGATCCCGACCTCGGACCTGAGAGGATCGCCGCAGCGAACTACATCTCGACGCGATACCTGCACACGCTCTTCCAACGGCGCGAGACGACCGTGTCGCAGTGGGTGCGCGAGCGGCGCCTCGAGCACGTTCGGCGCGACCTCATCGACCCGCGTCGCGGCGCCGAGGGGATCGCCGCGATCGCGGCGTCGTGGGGTTTCGTCGACGCGTCGCACTTCAGCAAGGTCTTCCGGGCGCACGCCGGCACATCGCCGACGGCTTACCGCGCCTCCGCGGCGATCGCGGCGCGACCCGCCGATTGA
- a CDS encoding EthD family reductase: MHKLLVLYPEPVDRAAFERHYRDVHLPLCARLPGLVDMAFALGVDEPDGGPYFAVFEATFASAEALGAALASPEGQAVQADVPNYATGGAVVVPFAAERPVTV; the protein is encoded by the coding sequence ATGCATAAGCTCTTGGTCCTCTACCCCGAGCCCGTCGATCGCGCCGCGTTCGAGCGCCACTACCGCGACGTGCATCTGCCGTTGTGCGCGCGACTGCCCGGGCTCGTCGACATGGCGTTCGCCCTGGGCGTCGACGAGCCCGACGGCGGGCCCTACTTCGCCGTCTTCGAGGCGACTTTCGCTTCCGCCGAGGCGCTCGGCGCCGCGCTCGCGTCACCCGAGGGGCAGGCGGTTCAGGCCGACGTCCCCAACTACGCGACAGGCGGGGCGGTGGTCGTGCCGTTCGCGGCGGAGCGGCCCGTCACAGTATGA
- a CDS encoding styrene monooxygenase/indole monooxygenase family protein, producing the protein MTDIGIVGAGTAGLHLGLLLRRHDIPVTIYTDRSADDVRGGRLPNSVAHHAVTVAREQELGVDHWPVEEYGYGCHHHFVGGPNLFYRGDFVSPSRAVDYRIYQPALMGDFEDRGGRIEIRSVEADDLGSLAARHDAIIVASGKRSLGEFFGIRAEKSPYAKPMRRLMVGLWTGVARTEPHGVTLSIAPGHGELIDIPIYSFAGHVNALLFENVPGGDTEVLADARYEDDPEAFRRLVLDKLRMHHPTVFERVDESAFQLTSTQDLLQGAVTPVLRNDYRVLDDGTVVIAAGDVHSVLDPVVGQGANSASYSGYTVGEEILEDRGFGEDLGRRAAERRRERIEAVSDWTNLMVQLPPADHIIQLLGAMSQDKALCDEFTENFNHPVRQWRDVVGSPEIAAAAIARHAHEGEPAHA; encoded by the coding sequence ATGACAGACATCGGCATCGTCGGCGCCGGCACCGCAGGCCTTCATCTGGGTCTGCTGCTGCGCCGACACGACATCCCGGTCACCATCTACACCGACCGGTCGGCTGACGACGTACGCGGCGGCCGGCTCCCCAACAGCGTCGCCCACCACGCCGTCACCGTCGCCCGCGAACAGGAGCTCGGCGTCGACCACTGGCCGGTCGAGGAGTACGGGTACGGATGCCACCACCACTTCGTGGGCGGCCCGAACCTCTTCTACCGCGGCGATTTCGTCTCGCCGTCCCGAGCGGTCGACTATCGCATCTACCAGCCCGCCCTCATGGGCGACTTCGAGGATCGCGGGGGCCGGATCGAGATCCGCTCGGTCGAAGCTGACGACCTGGGCTCGCTCGCCGCGAGGCACGACGCCATCATCGTCGCGTCGGGCAAGCGATCCCTCGGAGAGTTCTTCGGCATCCGGGCCGAGAAGTCACCCTACGCGAAGCCCATGCGCCGGCTGATGGTGGGGCTGTGGACGGGCGTGGCGCGAACCGAGCCCCACGGCGTCACCCTCAGCATCGCGCCCGGGCACGGGGAGCTCATCGACATCCCGATCTACTCGTTCGCCGGTCACGTCAACGCGCTCCTGTTCGAGAACGTGCCGGGCGGCGACACCGAGGTACTCGCCGACGCGCGCTACGAGGACGATCCCGAAGCGTTCCGGCGACTCGTGCTCGACAAGCTCCGGATGCATCACCCGACCGTCTTCGAGCGCGTGGACGAGAGCGCATTCCAGCTCACGAGCACCCAGGACCTGCTCCAGGGTGCCGTCACGCCGGTCCTTCGCAATGACTATCGCGTGCTCGATGACGGCACGGTCGTCATCGCGGCTGGCGACGTCCACTCCGTGCTGGATCCCGTCGTCGGGCAGGGCGCGAACTCGGCGTCGTACTCGGGTTACACCGTTGGCGAGGAGATCCTCGAGGACCGCGGCTTCGGCGAAGACCTCGGGCGTCGCGCGGCGGAGCGCCGTCGCGAGCGCATCGAGGCAGTCAGCGACTGGACCAACCTCATGGTGCAGCTGCCCCCGGCGGATCACATCATCCAGCTCCTCGGGGCGATGAGCCAGGACAAGGCGCTCTGCGACGAGTTCACGGAGAACTTCAATCATCCCGTCCGTCAATGGCGCGACGTGGTCGGGTCGCCTGAGATCGCCGCCGCGGCGATCGCGCGTCACGCCCATGAAGGGGAGCCCGCTCATGCATAA
- a CDS encoding aldehyde dehydrogenase family protein produces the protein MSDTRLQTHLLDRVQAAPGEGREIPDAATRAVIGRAPVHGLADLDAAVARAKAAQPAWEALGHAERSGLLLAAADAIAANAEELAHLLSREQGKPLDGPNARFEVGACSAWLRTAATTPLEPEVVFDDGVVRAELHYRAIGVVGAIGPWNWPLMITIWQIGPALRMGDTVVVKPSEYTPLSVLALLAVLNEVLPPDVLIGVSGDREVGARLASHPDIGKVMFTGSTATGRRIVEGTVGNLARLTLELGGNDAGIVLPGADATAIAKDLFWGAFINTGQTCAALKRLYVHDSDYEEVLSALAEVAPGMPMGIGLEEGNVLGPLQNRKQFDIVSRLVEDARSRGARIVTGGSPATELGELFYPVTIVADVTDGVPLVDEEQFGPVLPVIRYTDIEDAIRSANRLDAGLGASVWGDREQARRVAARLQAGTVWINSHGGVHPMIPFGGVKGSGYGLEFGVEGLKAVAVPQVING, from the coding sequence ATGTCCGACACCCGACTCCAGACGCATCTGCTCGATCGCGTCCAGGCCGCCCCCGGAGAGGGACGCGAGATCCCGGATGCCGCGACCCGCGCCGTCATCGGCAGGGCTCCCGTGCACGGTCTCGCCGACCTCGACGCCGCCGTCGCGCGCGCGAAGGCGGCGCAGCCCGCGTGGGAGGCCCTGGGGCATGCCGAGCGCTCCGGCCTGCTGCTGGCCGCAGCCGACGCGATCGCCGCCAACGCCGAGGAGCTCGCCCACCTGCTGTCCCGCGAACAGGGCAAGCCGCTGGACGGACCCAACGCGCGCTTCGAGGTGGGCGCGTGCTCGGCGTGGCTGCGCACCGCGGCGACGACGCCGCTCGAGCCGGAGGTCGTCTTCGACGACGGCGTGGTGCGGGCGGAGCTGCACTACCGCGCGATCGGAGTGGTCGGGGCCATCGGCCCGTGGAACTGGCCGCTTATGATCACGATCTGGCAGATCGGCCCAGCGCTGCGCATGGGCGACACGGTCGTCGTCAAGCCCAGCGAGTACACGCCGCTGAGCGTGCTCGCATTGCTCGCCGTGCTCAACGAGGTGCTTCCGCCGGATGTGCTCATCGGCGTCTCGGGCGACCGTGAGGTGGGTGCGCGTCTGGCATCCCACCCCGACATCGGGAAGGTGATGTTCACGGGATCGACCGCGACCGGCCGCCGCATCGTCGAGGGCACTGTGGGCAATCTCGCGCGGCTGACCCTGGAACTTGGCGGGAACGACGCCGGGATCGTGCTGCCGGGTGCGGATGCGACGGCGATCGCGAAGGACCTGTTCTGGGGCGCGTTCATCAACACCGGCCAGACGTGCGCCGCGCTCAAGCGTCTGTATGTCCACGACTCCGACTACGAGGAGGTTCTCTCGGCGCTCGCGGAGGTCGCCCCCGGTATGCCGATGGGGATCGGACTCGAGGAAGGCAACGTGCTCGGGCCCCTGCAGAATCGGAAGCAGTTCGACATCGTCTCGCGTCTTGTGGAGGACGCGCGGTCGCGCGGTGCGCGGATCGTCACGGGCGGGTCGCCCGCGACCGAGCTGGGTGAGCTCTTCTACCCCGTCACGATCGTCGCCGACGTCACGGACGGAGTGCCTCTCGTCGATGAGGAGCAGTTCGGACCCGTCCTGCCCGTCATCCGCTACACCGACATCGAGGACGCGATCCGCAGCGCCAACCGGCTCGATGCGGGGCTGGGCGCATCCGTGTGGGGCGACCGTGAGCAGGCGCGCCGCGTCGCCGCCCGACTCCAGGCCGGCACCGTGTGGATCAACTCTCACGGCGGCGTGCATCCGATGATCCCGTTCGGAGGCGTGAAGGGCTCCGGATACGGCCTCGAGTTCGGAGTCGAGGGGCTCAAGGCCGTCGCCGTGCCCCAGGTGATCAACGGCTGA
- a CDS encoding fumarylacetoacetate hydrolase family protein has product MIETHQEAHGTDPRFFALPVRPGKIIAVHLSYASRAEQRGRRPADPSYFFKPSSSVAASGGFIERPAGTELLAFEGEIALVIGTAARSVSLDDAWRHVGWITAANDFGLYDLRANDKGSNVRSKGRDGFTPIGPRLIDARALDPAAIRLRTWVNGELVQDDTTAGLIFPLAQFVADLSQHFTLEPGDVILTGTPAGSSVVGPGDVVEVEVDAPDAPGAPASGRLVTTVSEGSGPGFDASVGSLPSVDDTQRAEAWGAPELVPAAPGVGDGPAAGGSGADRPTPESSPAAGAASLSSELRTKLEKAPVAGLSQQLRKRGLNNVTIDGVRPLHPSAKLVGTARTLRYVPNREDLFKSHGGGYNAQKRAFDAVGEGEVIVIEARGEAGAGTLGDVLAIRAHARGAAGIVTDGGVRDFDAVKAVGIPVYTVGAHPAVLGRKHVPWDADLTIACGGATVQPGDVIVGDADGVIVIPPALAEEVADAALAQEDEDAWIAARVAEGHAVDGLFPMNAEWRARYEAETARRAASDEEAR; this is encoded by the coding sequence ATGATCGAGACGCATCAGGAAGCGCACGGCACCGACCCTCGCTTCTTCGCCCTCCCCGTCCGGCCGGGCAAGATCATAGCGGTGCACCTCAGCTACGCATCGCGCGCCGAGCAGCGCGGCCGCCGCCCCGCCGATCCGTCGTACTTCTTCAAGCCGTCGAGTTCCGTCGCGGCATCCGGCGGATTCATCGAGCGCCCCGCCGGCACTGAGCTCCTCGCCTTCGAAGGCGAGATCGCGCTCGTGATCGGCACCGCCGCGCGGAGCGTCTCGCTCGACGACGCGTGGCGACACGTCGGCTGGATCACCGCCGCGAACGACTTCGGCCTGTACGACCTGCGCGCCAACGACAAGGGCTCCAACGTCCGCTCGAAGGGCCGAGACGGGTTCACGCCCATCGGCCCGCGCCTCATCGACGCGCGCGCGCTCGACCCCGCGGCGATCCGCCTGCGCACGTGGGTCAACGGCGAGCTCGTGCAGGACGACACGACCGCCGGCCTCATCTTCCCGCTCGCGCAGTTCGTCGCCGACCTGTCGCAGCACTTCACGCTCGAGCCGGGCGATGTGATCCTCACCGGAACACCGGCGGGGTCGTCGGTCGTCGGTCCCGGCGACGTCGTCGAGGTCGAGGTGGACGCACCGGATGCCCCGGGCGCCCCCGCCTCGGGTCGTCTCGTGACGACCGTGTCCGAGGGCTCGGGCCCGGGCTTCGACGCGAGCGTCGGATCGCTCCCGTCCGTCGACGACACGCAGCGCGCCGAGGCGTGGGGCGCTCCCGAGCTCGTGCCGGCCGCACCGGGCGTAGGAGATGGTCCCGCCGCAGGAGGATCCGGCGCGGATCGTCCTACGCCTGAATCATCTCCTGCCGCCGGTGCCGCCTCGCTCTCCTCCGAACTGCGCACGAAGCTCGAGAAGGCCCCTGTCGCGGGGCTCTCGCAGCAGCTGCGAAAGCGCGGCCTGAACAACGTGACGATCGACGGAGTTCGGCCGCTGCATCCGTCGGCCAAGCTCGTCGGCACCGCCCGCACACTGCGCTACGTGCCGAACCGCGAAGACCTGTTCAAGAGCCACGGCGGGGGCTACAACGCGCAGAAGCGCGCGTTCGACGCCGTGGGCGAGGGCGAGGTCATCGTCATCGAGGCGCGCGGCGAGGCGGGAGCGGGCACGCTCGGCGACGTCCTCGCGATCCGCGCCCACGCGCGCGGCGCGGCCGGAATCGTGACCGACGGCGGCGTGCGCGACTTCGATGCCGTGAAGGCCGTCGGCATCCCCGTCTACACGGTCGGCGCGCACCCCGCGGTGCTCGGTCGCAAGCACGTGCCGTGGGATGCGGACCTCACGATCGCGTGCGGCGGGGCCACGGTGCAGCCGGGCGACGTCATCGTCGGCGACGCCGACGGCGTGATCGTGATCCCGCCCGCCCTCGCCGAGGAGGTCGCCGACGCGGCGCTCGCCCAGGAGGACGAGGACGCGTGGATCGCCGCCCGCGTCGCGGAGGGGCACGCGGTCGACGGGCTGTTCCCGATGAACGCCGAGTGGCGCGCCCGGTACGAGGCAGAGACCGCGCGCCGCGCGGCATCCGACGAGGAGGCACGATGA